The DNA region GATAGAAATGTATGGGGATTACTCAAACGGCGTGCTAAACATGTTGATATTCAGATCCTCAAACGTGGTCGGCGTGTGATCCAACATCTGCAGCATATCTGAGAACTCCTGACCCTGCGGCTGTCCTGCTCCTGCCGGTCCTCCAGGATGAGCGTGTGGATGGTGCGGATGCGCCGTTGGGTGCGGCGGATGCGGGTGACCTCCAGCCTGCTGCCAGTCCCACATTCCCGGTGCATTGGGAGGCGGCGGTGGACCCGGCTGATATGCACCTGGCTGCGCTTGCTGGCGATTTCCGTTCCCGGCACTTAATTGGGTATAGGTTGGACCACTCGGCGACCTTGCCGGACTCGTCTGCTGGTACTGATAGCCTTCGGTCAcgggctgctgttgctgctggggaCGCAGTGCTGCCCAGGAGTTTGGTGCCACCGGCGTGGGAGAGGTGCCGGACTTGGGTATCTTAGCCAACGGCGATGGTCCTCCAGCACTGTACGGCGAGTGCGTGGTGTCGTAGGTATATCCGACAGGTGTGGTTTGCGCCGATCCTggccgttgctgttgttgctgctgttgaggCGTAGGTGCCTGCATGGCCAGCATGTGCGTCTGGTACATGCCATCGTTCGTGGCACTGCCCACTGGAGTTAGCTCGCGGCGCGCATAGTCCACTCCTGGGGCAGCCTGAACGTAAAcatgttgctcctgctgctgctgttgttgttgcacttgTTCGGGCGTATGAGCAGCCGCAGCATCCAGTGGAGCACCGTGCATGGTCTTGCCAGAGCTGTTAGTGCACACTATGTACTCCACCTCGTCGGTGTACGGATTCAGAAAGGCATAAGCCTGTGTGCGGAGCCAGACGTACTCCGAATTCTTAGCTCTGGCTCTGTACAACAGCGAGAACATCTGTCCCTTTTGCTTGAGCACCTGGTCGAAGCTCTCCTTCATGTGGCTCTGGTCCTCGGGATGAAAGAAATCATAGCAGATCTTCCCCAGAAGCTCAGTAGGCGTATATCCCAATATGTTAAGAACACGCTGATCCACAAACGTAAACTTGCCATCCATTGCGTGACGTGTGATGAACTCGCTTTGATTGTTCGATCCACTCATATCGTTAGCCGCCGTAGAGGTGACCTGCAGACGACCGATAGCCACCAGGCAGCAGTGCGAGCTCATATCGTCGACATCGCGCTCCATGTGCATGTTGGGGAACATATCGGTGGGCGGCCAGTTCTTGATATAACCCGTGCAGTGCACCACGGCGTAGTTGGTGCCATCCCTTGAAGGTCCGAGGGAGTTCCTTTGTTTGAGACGATTCAAGTGCCCAGAGACCATGGACTCCGGGTTTACATTGCCCACCCGCATGCGGCAGATGAATCCACGACGAGCACCCATGCTCAAGCGCATGCTGGACTGGTGGCCCTCCTTTTTCACAGTTCCCGATTTAAGGTCCAGGATGCGGCCGGCATTTTGCGACTCCTGGGTGGATAGTTGCTCGCGTATCTTCTCGCGATCATCGGGATGAATGTGCTCATAGAGGCTAGTGCCGTACCAATCGCTTTGGGTGTAGTTCAGCACGGGAGTTACCGAATCAGATACATAGATCACCCGTCCGGAATCGCAGGATACCACAAACAAGAAACCATCGGCCGCCTCCAGGATAAGGTGCTTCAGCTCCTGGTCGGTTAGGAAAGAGGGTTTGTAGGTGCCATCGGTGCTGGTGTTGCCGGTGCCACGCAGTGCCTTCATGTGGGCCACTGCCATGCGGAGTATGGTGAGCTTGTCCGGTTTGCGGGCCAGGGCACTGCAGGTGGGCACCATGTCCGAGAGTTCCGTGATGTAGGCGGTCATCTTGTTGCGGCGACGTCGTTCGATCTCGCAGTGGTTCTCGCGGCTCGCGAACCGCTCCTTGTCCTGTATGTTCGCCTCATCCATGCTTGGAATGCGTAATTAGAAAACGTTCGTCGTAATTTGGGTCGCCTGTGCTCTGTGGAAAAAGGTTCGTGGAATTGAAAGAGGGGTGGGGTAGGGGTAGGAGTTAGTATTTTGTCTacgttgtgtgtgtgtgtgtacactTGCTGGCTGTTCAAAAAGCTGATTTCCCTCGCTTGTTTAACCTTTTACTCACAAGTGGGGAGTGTGCAGAGGTACTTGGTTTATCCAGGCACTTTTATTTGGCTGCTCTCATGCGCTTTTACCATTAATTCTGTACTTTTCTTCTACACTACACGATAAAATCTCTGTTTACTGCGCAAAGTGTGACCGTAGTAAGAATTCACTAATTTACCACTGCAGTGTATAAGCACTTCGATAACAATGCGCTAGGTGGCAACGCAGGTACATTGAATAAACCCAAGTGGCATTACTGAAAATTAGACcgttaaatttaaaaactaagaacttaaaaacaaagaaaatttcCAATAATTCCCATGTAAtttaaaatcgatttttttaaAGCTTATCTATCTGTTGGCAGTTCAACtctttaaacaataaataaataaatttaccGCTTGTCCTGCCTTGAATATAATATAAGctttgtaaaatattattaatgatCAACGTCCCTTATAAAAACACTTTtcccaaataataaataaaaccataatAGTTTCTGATATTGTTGTCAGTATTTAATGGTATTACAGCATTGCGTTTTCTTACATATATCAAatataatttcataaatacatttaaatgtttagtCATAACTAGGCGCAGTATCGTAATTTTACGAACTATGattctttaaaaaattaaaagttaattatTAATAGTGGCAATAACATGTCTTCATTTACTCCTATCCGGATGCATTCTTATAACAAAAATAGTAAGCTTGCGCTCCATTTCGCATATTTCTTTGTGTTCTTTgcttattacattttttttcagttttaataCAATCTTAGGTAAAGTTTTATCCGCTTTGCTTGTCCATGTTTAATCTGCTTGGTATTGATAATTAATTATTGGCAATTTTCTAACTGCATGGTTTATTTAGATGGGCATTCCATAttccattttccatatttctcTCAAGCTGTTGGTACAACATACAAGTCTTTTGTTCTAtgtttaaagttaaatatatttaaatctCCTTTAAAATACGTGCACTACTTAGGTGTAATTTAAAATGCGGCTTCATTAAAATTGCTTAGCGTGCTTAATACGTCTTTTTGTGGTGTCTTTGTTGGATGAAGTCCGGTTTAGATTTAACTTCAGCATAATTCGTTGACTAGAAATTAACTTAAGTACTTAGGTCTAGACTAACATTAGCTTTCAACACGCTCTTGCAGTTTTCTATTTTGGTTTACGTGCATAAGTGTCTTCTGATCAATCTTTGTTCATTATTTTGTGCTGCAAACTTATTTGAGTTGCGTCGATTTCCATCCATTTCCTTGCTGGAAAGTAGTCAATAATTGCTTCTTGTGATTTCATGTCAAATTAAGGTCATTCGTAGTTGCTGCAAGCTTAAACATAACTTTTCAAATCCGTTAACAATATTATTTTGCCTTTCAAAACATTTAGCACCAAATGATTATTCGCCAAATAAAGAATCGTAATTTGTGTTTGATAATTTTGCACATCGTTTGGAGTTTAGACATAGAGAAAAACTAAGTAAATTTGCAACAACTTTCAAtcaattcaaatttaaattcaaaatactATTAATTCCTATACAATACTTTGGTTTTATAGTACGCAACGCACAAATGCGCGGATCAAGGtttgaaaaaaattgaaaaacgaagaaattTCTTTGTTGGATTGAACAATACATAGTTTTGGCTCTGAGGCGCACTTACTTATAACatcacaaaaaaattaaacatacGTGATAAATTAGGTGTTAGTTTCGTACACTAATCTAACTGCGTAAACTATCTGATCTTTAGTCTGCAAAAATAATGCCTATCTCTCCaatataatattctttgcGCTCGATTGCGTTTGAAATGCAACAACTTGTGTGTATGGTATTATGTGTAGCTTTAGTAGGTTTGATTGCGAGTAAATGTTGCTTGGCTAGGAAACGCTCACGCCCACGCCCTTTCTACGTGGTGTAGGTGCGGATGACGTCCCGGATCACCGCCCGGCACAGTGGGCACTGGCCACCGCCCACTCCCCGCCACTGCTCGATGGCGCAGTCGTAGCACATGCACATGTGTCCGCACATGTACAGCACCGAGTCGATGGGATTCTCGTAGCAGATGGTGCACTCGGCGCTCGAATCGGTGCTCTGCTGGTCGCTCAGGCTGTCCTTCCACTTGTTGGCCGCATTATTTGTGCTGTTGGCAATTGGctgcagaaaaaaaaatgaccaTTAGTATAATGCTAGGGAGTAATGCACAAAGCTTAGACACTCACCTCAATGTActggctgctggtggtgctgatgaGGGTGCCGCTGGAGCAGGCTCCGGCCAGAACACCGCTGGAGGTTACCGTTGCCGTTGGCCTGGCCGCCAGCTGTCCGTTTATGTCGTGTGAGCTGCTAGCAGGTGGCAGATTGACCACCAGAACGGTGCCACCACCATTCGGCTGGATCTGGAGAATATCTCCGTTGGAGGGCATGCTGATCATACGGCTGCCGTTGACTCCACCAGCTGAGGCCAAGGTGCTCGTACTCTGGGCTACGCTCAGCTGAGAGGGATGATGCAACAGCTTGGCAGTGGCTCCGGCATTCAGACTGCTCATCGACTCGGTCATGGGCAGCATGCGCGAAGTGGAGGCAGTGTTGCAGGCGGACGAGCTGCTGGCATTCACATTCACCTGTGGCTGCGACGGGTACGCAACCATGTTGGGCAACTGCTGGCGGAACATCCTCAGCGACTGTGTCGAGCCGTAGACATCCAAGAAGGCCCACAGCTGAAGGGACTGGTCCACATGCATCACCACCACAGCCGGTCCGTTGTTCTTGCTGATGCTCACTTCGCCGTTGGGCGCCACGAAGAACGCAATCTCATCGCCGCGCTGAGGAGCAGCTGCAATATCCTTGCTGACCACCCAGTATTCGGGGCGATCCAGCAGGAAATCCGAATCGTTGGGCAAATCATTGGGCTGCAACATGGCCGGATTGCAAGAGGTCAGACCCAAGGCCAAGGCACCCACGTACATCTGCTCCGTTTTCAGGACCTGCACAATCAGCTTCTCACCAATGCGAATGGGTCGGGCAGTGAACACATATCCCTGGCAGAAGTCGGATTCCGTGCGCGAAGCCACAAAGCGATCCTGCGAGAGTCGCACATTCCGGCCCTTGGTGTTGTGGAAGGGCACTGGAATCAGTCGTCCATTGGCGTTGTAGCGCAGCGGAGGCAGTCCATTGGCCAGATCATGAGCAATAGCAGCCTGCTCCACGCTGGCCACGCTTCCACCGTTTCCGGTCAAGTGAAGCGACTGCAGCGACGGCATCACATGGCGCTCCAGGTCGTGCTCGATGGCGCCAGTGTGTCCTGGCAGGGATCTCCTCGACTGCTGATGCGGGTGATGGGGATTCAGGGCGGAGGAGGCGTTGGAAGTTGGCTGTGCcatctgctgttgctgggcgGGCACAGTGGTCAATGGCATCGCCGCTGGTTGCTGCTGGTACATGTAAATGCGAGAATCGAGAAACTCAATGCCCGTGCAGTTGCCATAGATATCGATCACCGTCCACAGCAGACTCCTCGTATCGATGCCGGACAGTATCACACCCTTCTCCTCGTTGTTTATACCATAGATCACATCGCCAGCTCCATTGACATAGTAGTAAAGTATGTTGTCCTTCTCGCAGTACTGCTCATGCAGAGCTTTTGCCCAGAAACCAGGCCTGTTGGTCAGATCCGGACAGGCGTACTTGGGCAGCGTGCCCTCCAGCGTCACGGGATCGTTGCTGGTGAATCCAAAGCGAATTCCTCCGTTCCAGTTGTTCGAGATCTCCGCAAACTTCACGCAGATCCTTTCGTTGATGCGAACGGGGCGGGCTGAAAAGGTGATAGCCCTGCAGAAGCTCTCGAAGCGACGGGCGAGGGTTCCGTCCCTTGAAATTCGGATGTTGTCGCCATGCACGGTGTGGAATTGTAGCGGAGGCAGGTTGTTTGGACCAGGACATGAGGAGGGTGAGCGGCGAACTGGAATGGTATAGGTGAAAGTTGAGTTAGTTAGGATTTCAcaagtaaagtatatatagtattatgtttcatttgaatttcttgCAATACAAATATGATTTGAGCTGCTAGTTTTATCCCACAAACCATATTAAAACCTTGAAGATACTTTCGCATTCACGAAATGCCGCCTTCCCACAATCCATTTATCTATTAGTTACATCTTCTGCCACATtgtttaaaaatctttttctCAACGCCAGCTCCCCGTATCAAATTACGCATCTTCGAAAAGATGCGAGATGTCTCCAGGTAGCTGAACATCCAACCATGTGCTAGCGATCGAATTACGCAGAAGCCCAAAGCGATCTTCCTGGGTGAGTCAATAACCCCCAACCCAAGACCCAAATTTAGTTGGTTTTCAAGCACAGGGCACGTGACTGGATGGAAGACTATTGAACCATTGAGTTTGGGGGATCGGTTGCATTGGTAAAATGCCATGGAGAACGTAATCAACAGGCGAACTCAAAAGGATTTACCATGGTCATCGTCAGCTGGCCCATTTTCTTGGAAAATCCCAGTCACATATGTACGTGTGAAGTGCAAGAATTACTTCAGGAATAGATAAATATTGGTGTAGGTTAGGTTGGGGAGTTTCTTACAAATTTCAAGCGGTTTTACTATTCCTAGGTATctagatatatatttttctttttgtagGTTTTCTTTGGTTGGTGTACTTTTGCCTTGGCCTGAGCCTGATCATGGCAAATTCTTTGCAATTATATAGGGCAGCACTTCAATGGCAGAGGAATACTTTGAGAATCCTTAAAGCATATTCCCGAAATTGGCTTAATTATTGCACCTTGCAAATCCACGTATATCAGCAGCTGCTGACAATTACCACAAGAGACTGCGTCAGGGCAGAAAAACCTATAACCGATCCATATggccatataaataattactTGAGGACGAGGAGTCTTAGGATGGCGACAGGTTTCTGCTCAGATCGCTGGAATGCCCAACATCAGACGATTCCGGCGGCATGCCAACAGTTGcagtgaaaatatatataaacccAGTTTATAAGAAAGCCATGGCGAAGGA from Drosophila santomea strain STO CAGO 1482 chromosome 3R, Prin_Dsan_1.1, whole genome shotgun sequence includes:
- the LOC120454215 gene encoding aryl hydrocarbon receptor nuclear translocator homolog, with product MDEANIQDKERFASRENHCEIERRRRNKMTAYITELSDMVPTCSALARKPDKLTILRMAVAHMKALRGTGNTSTDGTYKPSFLTDQELKHLILEAADGFLFVVSCDSGRVIYVSDSVTPVLNYTQSDWYGTSLYEHIHPDDREKIREQLSTQESQNAGRILDLKSGTVKKEGHQSSMRLSMGARRGFICRMRVGNVNPESMVSGHLNRLKQRNSLGPSRDGTNYAVVHCTGYIKNWPPTDMFPNMHMERDVDDMSSHCCLVAIGRLQVTSTAANDMSGSNNQSEFITRHAMDGKFTFVDQRVLNILGYTPTELLGKICYDFFHPEDQSHMKESFDQVLKQKGQMFSLLYRARAKNSEYVWLRTQAYAFLNPYTDEVEYIVCTNSSGKTMHGAPLDAAAAHTPEQVQQQQQQQEQHVYVQAAPGVDYARRELTPVGSATNDGMYQTHMLAMQAPTPQQQQQQQRPGSAQTTPVGYTYDTTHSPYSAGGPSPLAKIPKSGTSPTPVAPNSWAALRPQQQQQPVTEGYQYQQTSPARSPSGPTYTQLSAGNGNRQQAQPGAYQPGPPPPPNAPGMWDWQQAGGHPHPPHPTAHPHHPHAHPGGPAGAGQPQGQEFSDMLQMLDHTPTTFEDLNINMFSTPFE
- the LOC120453321 gene encoding protein neuralized isoform X1 yields the protein MGLSDIPANYMQSSHPHLNLHPQQQHHQNQQHLQHLQQMQQLHNAMPTPAQQAAQVLAMESNELLMSTKDKLSSKKKMHLLKKIKKRFGLVRRSPSSCPGPNNLPPLQFHTVHGDNIRISRDGTLARRFESFCRAITFSARPVRINERICVKFAEISNNWNGGIRFGFTSNDPVTLEGTLPKYACPDLTNRPGFWAKALHEQYCEKDNILYYYVNGAGDVIYGINNEEKGVILSGIDTRSLLWTVIDIYGNCTGIEFLDSRIYMYQQQPAAMPLTTVPAQQQQMAQPTSNASSALNPHHPHQQSRRSLPGHTGAIEHDLERHVMPSLQSLHLTGNGGSVASVEQAAIAHDLANGLPPLRYNANGRLIPVPFHNTKGRNVRLSQDRFVASRTESDFCQGYVFTARPIRIGEKLIVQVLKTEQMYVGALALGLTSCNPAMLQPNDLPNDSDFLLDRPEYWVVSKDIAAAPQRGDEIAFFVAPNGEVSISKNNGPAVVVMHVDQSLQLWAFLDVYGSTQSLRMFRQQLPNMVAYPSQPQVNVNASSSSACNTASTSRMLPMTESMSSLNAGATAKLLHHPSQLSVAQSTSTLASAGGVNGSRMISMPSNGDILQIQPNGGGTVLVVNLPPASSSHDINGQLAARPTATVTSSGVLAGACSSGTLISTTSSQYIEPIANSTNNAANKWKDSLSDQQSTDSSAECTICYENPIDSVLYMCGHMCMCYDCAIEQWRGVGGGQCPLCRAVIRDVIRTYTT
- the LOC120453321 gene encoding protein neuralized isoform X2, which encodes MGQSAGKIVRRSPSSCPGPNNLPPLQFHTVHGDNIRISRDGTLARRFESFCRAITFSARPVRINERICVKFAEISNNWNGGIRFGFTSNDPVTLEGTLPKYACPDLTNRPGFWAKALHEQYCEKDNILYYYVNGAGDVIYGINNEEKGVILSGIDTRSLLWTVIDIYGNCTGIEFLDSRIYMYQQQPAAMPLTTVPAQQQQMAQPTSNASSALNPHHPHQQSRRSLPGHTGAIEHDLERHVMPSLQSLHLTGNGGSVASVEQAAIAHDLANGLPPLRYNANGRLIPVPFHNTKGRNVRLSQDRFVASRTESDFCQGYVFTARPIRIGEKLIVQVLKTEQMYVGALALGLTSCNPAMLQPNDLPNDSDFLLDRPEYWVVSKDIAAAPQRGDEIAFFVAPNGEVSISKNNGPAVVVMHVDQSLQLWAFLDVYGSTQSLRMFRQQLPNMVAYPSQPQVNVNASSSSACNTASTSRMLPMTESMSSLNAGATAKLLHHPSQLSVAQSTSTLASAGGVNGSRMISMPSNGDILQIQPNGGGTVLVVNLPPASSSHDINGQLAARPTATVTSSGVLAGACSSGTLISTTSSQYIEPIANSTNNAANKWKDSLSDQQSTDSSAECTICYENPIDSVLYMCGHMCMCYDCAIEQWRGVGGGQCPLCRAVIRDVIRTYTT